The region CTGGTGCTGGGGAGGATGCGGCCGCGGCCGCCTTGCTGCTGGCGCTGCCTTCCGCTACCCAACTGGCGGATTCCTTACCCGAGTTTGATATCGCCGCAGTACAGCAAGCTCATGACGCGCTGGCAGCAGCGCTCGGTCATGCACTGGCTACGGATTGGTGGCAGGTGTTGGAGCGCTGGGCACCGGTGGGTGAATACCAGCCAGTGGCCGCTGACATCGGCGCTCGGGCGTTGTACCAGCAAGCGGCCTCCTACTTGGCGGCCACCGCCCAGCCGGAGATCGGTGACGTTATGGTGCGCCGCTTCGCTGAAGCGGACAACATGACTGACCAGCTCGGTGCGTTGCGGCTGTTAGTTCATGAGCGCTTGCAGGGCGCTGACGCAGCGTTGGCAGATTTTGCGCGGCAATGGCAGCACGAGCCGCTGGTGATGGATCAGTGGTTTGGTGTGCAGGCCAGCGCGCCTTGGCAAACCGCCGCCGGTATTGAGGCGCTGTTGGAGGATGCAAGGTTCGACTGGGCGACACCCAATCGGGTGCGCTCGGTACTGGGGCAATTCAGCAATGCTAATGCGGTAGCCTTCCACCGTGCTGACGGCAGTGGTTATCGCCTGTTTGCTTCTGCATTGCAGCGTCTCGACCAGCTCAATCCGCAAATGGCCGCTCGCTTGGCGGGTGCTTGCGGCCGCCTTGGTCGCCTGCCGGCGGTTCAGCAACATGCGCTGCGCGAAGCGTTGCAGCAGCTGGTGCGACAGCCGCTGTCTGGCAACCTCGATGAGGTGCTGACGCGGATTCTTGCGTGAGCGGGGCAAGATGGAAAAAGCGGCGCATGCGCCGCTTTTTTTGTGCGTGTTTGCGCTCACCTATGTGGTGGCATCCGGAAACTAATTAAGCGCGGACGAGGTAGGTACAAAAGCGGACAGCGATTAATGCATTTGACATTTAAAACCGTGCCAGTCTTCGCTGTCTCTTGGCTGATTGGCTAAACAACTGTTCTATAAGATGCTGTTCTAACTGTGTCTTTTATTTGCTGGTGTTACCGTTGATGTAACTTTATTTCACATCACCTGGGGTGGCCGAGTTAACAGAACACACCAGTCACCCACGCTGAGATGCCCTTTGTCTGGCGCTTTTGTGGCATTGCCTATGGGACTGGACACACCCCCATCCATTTCTGGTAAAAAGACTCGACGGCGAAACCCTTTTCGCTGCTCAGATAATAAAAACGCGGACGCGTTGATAACAACGTCATCACGGAGTGCTCCAATGCACATTCAGAGTCTGTTGAAAAAACGCCTGCCCTGGGCAGTGGCGCTGGCCACTGCTGCGCTGTCTTTTCCCGTTCATGCGTTTGAACTGCAATTTGATGAACCGGCACTGTCTGGTCGTTTAGATACTTCACTGAGTCTGGGTGCGCTGTGGCGTACAGAAAGCCGTGACCGGATGCTGGCGGCCACCGACGACATCGTTTACATGCAGATGAACGGTTATGGCACCCAGATCAACCGCAACGATGCCAACAACAACTTCGATCCGGGGCTGGCGTCGTTGGTGGGCAAGATCACCTCCGAGCTGGCAGTGGACTTCAACGGGCAATACGGGGTGTTCCTGCGCGGCACCAGCTTCTACGACCACGTCATCATGGACTCCGGCCATGACGGCGGTCGCTTGATGCGCAGCGGGCCCAACCCAAGTCTGGGGGGCACCAACCGTTACGCTACCTATTCCGACTACGCCAACAACGGCCTGGGTAGCCGCTTCAGCGATTCCGCGCGCCGCAACTCGGGCCAGCGATCACGCATGTTGGATGCCTACGTATGGGGCGAGTTCGATCTTGCCGACCGGCCGCTGATGGTGCGTGCCGGCCGTCAGGTGATCAACTGGGGTGAGGCGCTGTTCCTGCAGAACGGTATCAACTCGGCCAACTACATCGACTTGGCGGCGTTGCGTCAGCCCGGCGCCGAGATCAAAGAAGCGCTGCTGCCGCTCGGATCGCTGTACTTTTCCTATGGGCTGACCAGCAACCTGACTGCTGAAGCGTTCTATCAATGGGAGTGGAAAAACACTGAAGATGCGCCGGTCGGCACCTATTATTCCACTCATGACGCGTTTCCCGGCAAGGGCGCCGAACACGTTATTGTTGATGGCCGTTTGATCGCGCTGAGCGCCGGTGCTCCGCAGTTGGCCGATGCGTTTGCCCAGTACACGGCGCTGCGTTACGGCAACGATTACGGTTTCGAAAACACTCAGGTGACGGTGGACCGCGGTCGCGATCGTGATGCCAAGGATCAAGGGCAGTTCGGTCTGGCGGCGCGCTACTTCTCCGATCGGCTCAACGGCACCGAGTTCGGTTTCTACTACACCCGCACCCACGCCAAGCTGCCGTATGTGGGCGCCCGGCTAGATCAGCTGATGATCGGTGGTGGCGCGGCGGCGACCGCACAGATGATCGACGACACTCAGTACAACATGGTGTACGGCGAAGACATCGACATGTTTGGCATGAGCTTCAGCGCCAATATCGGCACCGTGGCGTTGTCCGGCGAAGTGGCCTACCGGCCGAAGCAGCCGATCATCAACGAAGTGGGTGACAACCTGATCCAGAACCTGGCCAGCATTGCCGCCCAAGCTGGGCTGGCGGGACAGGCGCCGACGGTGAAGAACCTGACCTCCCACTGCGTGCGTGATCGCATCGGCGGCAGTTGCTTGAGCGCCGGCGACGCGGTCCATGCCGGACAGATGTATTACTTCTATGAAGAAGCGAAGATGACCAACGTGTCGCTGGTCAGCATCTTCAACCTCGGGCCGCGACTGGGTACCGACGGCACCATGTTCATCATGGAGTTGGGTGCCGAGCATGCCGGCGGTCTACCGCGCCATGCGGCCGACGGCACCAAGCTGTATTACAGCTCCACCGCGGCAATCAACGAAACTGAGGCCCGTATCCAGAGCCCCAACAACGTCTACAGCACCTACCTTGACCGCTTCTCCTGGGGTTACCGCGCCGCACTGCGGGCGGATTACAACAACGTCTTTGCTGGCGTGTCGATGCATCCGACGCTGACCTTTGCTCACGATGTGGAAGGCAACTCGGTGATGGGTGGCAACTTCATGGAAGACCGCAAGGCGGCGACGCTGGGCGTTAACTTCGTCTATCGCAACAACCTTGAGGTGGGCGTGCAGGGCACCAGCTTCTGGGGCGCCGGCTACAGCAACAAGCTACGCGACCGTGACAATGCGTCGGTATCGGTGAAATACGCGTTCTAAACATCCCGGCGGCGCGGCAAGGCCGCGCCGCTCAGTTTTCGGAGAGCGACATGCTGAAAAAAATAACGACTCTGGGCAGTATGCTGGCGTTGTCCCTGGCGGTGGCCGGTGCGGCTCAAGCTGCAGTTTCGGCGCAGGATGCG is a window of Alcanivorax sp. REN37 DNA encoding:
- a CDS encoding DUF1302 domain-containing protein — encoded protein: MHIQSLLKKRLPWAVALATAALSFPVHAFELQFDEPALSGRLDTSLSLGALWRTESRDRMLAATDDIVYMQMNGYGTQINRNDANNNFDPGLASLVGKITSELAVDFNGQYGVFLRGTSFYDHVIMDSGHDGGRLMRSGPNPSLGGTNRYATYSDYANNGLGSRFSDSARRNSGQRSRMLDAYVWGEFDLADRPLMVRAGRQVINWGEALFLQNGINSANYIDLAALRQPGAEIKEALLPLGSLYFSYGLTSNLTAEAFYQWEWKNTEDAPVGTYYSTHDAFPGKGAEHVIVDGRLIALSAGAPQLADAFAQYTALRYGNDYGFENTQVTVDRGRDRDAKDQGQFGLAARYFSDRLNGTEFGFYYTRTHAKLPYVGARLDQLMIGGGAAATAQMIDDTQYNMVYGEDIDMFGMSFSANIGTVALSGEVAYRPKQPIINEVGDNLIQNLASIAAQAGLAGQAPTVKNLTSHCVRDRIGGSCLSAGDAVHAGQMYYFYEEAKMTNVSLVSIFNLGPRLGTDGTMFIMELGAEHAGGLPRHAADGTKLYYSSTAAINETEARIQSPNNVYSTYLDRFSWGYRAALRADYNNVFAGVSMHPTLTFAHDVEGNSVMGGNFMEDRKAATLGVNFVYRNNLEVGVQGTSFWGAGYSNKLRDRDNASVSVKYAF